A window of Primulina tabacum isolate GXHZ01 chromosome 4, ASM2559414v2, whole genome shotgun sequence contains these coding sequences:
- the LOC142542944 gene encoding uncharacterized protein LOC142542944, whose protein sequence is MKIQRGADMYKAYGGFEEKPTKGEVLVWFLYGLCLYFVHIVLIPIVFPLIISQTVPGAPEPNQGWLKSHNGLKCKQSEIQLYEGLVHRAVEVGSLNFSPLHWTSISWITGLVLSAPILGFVSVNLDHGHNQQLISGAATGIGALFCLPPGFLKKSWIFPPYIAAIVAASTVVGATHARHLRLMIRGFTGSTIRKRQFADSRSFGSWLSLYSTAAGCSGAAIMASFTYHMLSQSDHFTALWVVSIFSGLKWGIGMIHIFCTNRATSSYADWHRIQIP, encoded by the exons ATGAAAATTCAGAGAGGTGCAGATATGTATAAAGCGTATGGAGGATTCGAAGAGAAGCCAACCAAGGGAGAAGTTCTCGTTTGGTTTTTGTATGGATTGTGCTTGTATTTTGTTCATATCGTATTGATTCCTATTGTGTTCCCGCTTATCATCAGCCAAACGGTGCCTGGTGCACCGGAGCCAAATCAAGGTTGGTTGAAGAGCCATAATGGTTTGAAATGCAAGCAGAGTGAAATCCAACT ATATGAAGGGCTGGTACACCGGGCAGTTGAAGTCGGTAGCCTGAATTTCTCCCCACTCCATTGGACTTCAATTTCTTGGATCACAGGACTCGTTCTCTCAGCACCAATTCTTGGCTTTGTTTCAGTAAATCTTGACCACGGTCATAACCAACAGCTGATATCAGGGGCAGCCACAG GCATCGGAGCCCTTTTCTGCCTTCCACCTGGATTCTTAAAAAAGTCCTGGATCTTCCCACCATACATTGCCGCGATCGTGGCAGCAAGCACAGTCGTAGGAGCCACTCATGCCCGTCACCTCCGTCTGATGATCCGTGGATTCACCGGATCCACCATCCGTAAACGCCAGTTTGCCGACAGCAGATCATTTGGAAGTTGGCTCTCTCTATACTCCACCGCAGCAGGCTGCTCAGGAGCAGCAATAATGGCTTCTTTTACATATCACATGCTTAGCCAATCTGATCACTTTACTGCTTTGTGGGTTGTCTCGATTTTCAGTGGCCTCAAATGGGGTATAGGAATGATCCACATTTTCTGCACAAATAGAGCTACTTCAAGTTATGCAGATTGGCATCGAATTCAAATCCCCTGA